A genomic region of Thermodesulfobium narugense DSM 14796 contains the following coding sequences:
- the kdpB gene encoding potassium-transporting ATPase subunit KdpB, whose protein sequence is MSVKKSDLYSPEIFKTSLINSFKKLNPKELISNPVMLSVEIGSILTTLEFIRQIFFKSNIPIWFTGWVSIWLWFTVIFSNFAEAFSESRGKARAESLKKSKTQIMAKKLENASFDSRYITIPSTDLKKGDIVLVEQDDLVPGDGEVISGAALVNESAVTGESAPVVREAGGDRSAVTGGTLVISNSIIVKITSNPGETFLDRMISMVEGAKRRKTPNEVALEVLLIALTLVFIFVVINLKALSTYSINSSGHGSPISIVILIALFVCLAPTTIAALLPAIGIAGMDRLFRKNVVALSGKAVEAAGDVNVLLLDKTGTITLGNRQAVDFIPIGKHTKEECARIALMSSLTDETPEGRSIVVLAKNQYNLRFQELPSNTETIPFSAKTRMSGVNIDSHRYRKGSADAISDYILQNGGSVPEDMEEVVMEISKSGGTPLVVTYDNEVIGVINLKDILKTGIKERFEQLRKMGIKTVMITGDNPLTAATIAAEAGVDDFLAQAKPEDKLRLVKEYQQQGLMVAMTGDGTNDAPALAQADVAVAMNTGTQAAREAANIIDLDSSPTKLLDIVDIGKQLLMTRGALTTFSISNDIAKYFVIIPAAVISIYPQLNALNIMQLSNPYLAILSAVIFNAIVIPLLTPLALKGVWYRPMKAENLLIFNLLIYGLGGLIAPFIGIKLIYLALSLFI, encoded by the coding sequence ATGAGTGTAAAAAAATCAGATCTTTACAGCCCTGAAATATTTAAAACTTCTCTTATTAATTCCTTCAAAAAATTAAATCCAAAGGAATTAATCTCAAATCCAGTTATGTTATCTGTTGAAATTGGCAGCATACTTACAACTCTTGAGTTTATACGCCAAATATTTTTTAAAAGTAATATACCAATCTGGTTTACAGGATGGGTTTCAATATGGTTATGGTTTACTGTAATATTTTCAAATTTTGCTGAAGCTTTTTCTGAAAGTAGAGGAAAAGCACGAGCTGAATCATTAAAAAAATCAAAAACTCAAATAATGGCAAAAAAGCTTGAAAACGCTTCATTTGATAGCAGATACATTACAATACCGTCCACAGATTTAAAAAAAGGCGATATAGTTCTTGTTGAGCAAGATGATTTAGTACCTGGTGATGGGGAGGTAATATCTGGCGCTGCACTGGTAAACGAATCTGCAGTAACCGGTGAATCTGCCCCTGTTGTTAGAGAAGCAGGAGGAGATAGAAGTGCAGTTACAGGAGGGACATTAGTAATCTCAAATAGTATTATTGTAAAAATAACATCCAATCCTGGAGAAACCTTTTTAGACAGAATGATTTCAATGGTAGAAGGCGCAAAAAGGCGAAAAACTCCAAATGAGGTAGCGCTTGAGGTTTTATTGATAGCGCTTACTTTGGTGTTTATATTCGTAGTGATCAATCTAAAAGCACTTTCAACCTATAGCATCAATTCTTCGGGACATGGCTCACCTATTTCAATTGTAATACTTATAGCTCTGTTTGTTTGCCTTGCCCCCACAACTATTGCCGCACTTCTTCCGGCGATAGGCATTGCAGGAATGGATAGACTTTTCAGAAAAAACGTAGTTGCCTTGTCTGGGAAAGCAGTTGAGGCAGCTGGAGACGTAAACGTGTTGTTACTTGATAAGACTGGTACTATTACGCTTGGAAACAGGCAGGCAGTAGACTTCATACCAATAGGAAAACACACAAAGGAAGAATGTGCAAGAATTGCACTAATGTCATCTTTGACAGACGAAACGCCAGAAGGCAGGAGCATAGTAGTTTTGGCAAAAAATCAGTATAACCTTAGATTTCAAGAATTACCTTCTAATACTGAAACAATACCATTTAGCGCTAAAACCAGAATGAGTGGAGTAAACATTGATTCTCATAGATATAGAAAGGGTTCTGCAGACGCAATAAGTGATTATATATTACAAAACGGCGGAAGTGTTCCTGAAGACATGGAAGAAGTTGTTATGGAGATTTCTAAATCTGGTGGCACGCCACTGGTAGTTACCTATGACAACGAAGTTATAGGGGTCATAAATCTAAAAGATATATTAAAAACTGGCATAAAGGAAAGATTTGAGCAGCTGCGCAAAATGGGAATAAAGACTGTGATGATTACAGGAGACAACCCTCTAACAGCTGCCACTATAGCAGCGGAAGCAGGAGTAGATGATTTCTTGGCTCAAGCTAAACCAGAAGATAAGCTCAGACTTGTAAAAGAATATCAACAACAAGGTCTAATGGTTGCTATGACAGGAGATGGCACAAATGATGCACCAGCTCTTGCCCAGGCCGACGTGGCAGTTGCTATGAATACAGGAACACAAGCCGCCAGAGAAGCAGCAAATATAATAGACTTAGATTCTAGTCCTACAAAGCTGTTAGATATTGTAGATATAGGAAAGCAACTTCTCATGACAAGAGGTGCTCTTACAACCTTTAGCATATCTAACGATATAGCAAAGTACTTTGTAATAATTCCTGCCGCTGTAATTTCTATTTATCCTCAGTTAAACGCCCTAAACATAATGCAACTTTCTAATCCATACTTAGCTATTTTATCTGCAGTTATTTTTAATGCTATAGTTATTCCTTTGCTCACGCCTTTAGCATTAAAGGGAGTATGGTACCGACCAATGAAAGCAGAAAACTTGCTTATTTTCAATCTACTTATCTATGGTTTAGGTGGCTTGATTGCACCGTTTATCGGCATAAAATTAATATACTTAGCATTAAGTTTATTTATTTAA
- the kdpC gene encoding potassium-transporting ATPase subunit KdpC: MKNLKSCIIIFIILTFITGIVYPLFITAIGQIFFPWQANGSLIYRNNAVVGSTLIGQFFNKRSDLFWSRPSGTPDHPYNATSSGGSNLGPTNPKLISKIENRINFLKENKMDLPVPSDLVMGSASGLDPDITPQAALAQIPRISKATNIPEETLKKLVINNVEPREFGILGAKRVNVLNLNLKLLELEKEYER; encoded by the coding sequence ATGAAAAATTTAAAAAGCTGCATAATAATTTTTATAATTCTAACCTTTATTACTGGAATTGTCTATCCCTTATTTATTACAGCCATCGGACAAATATTTTTCCCTTGGCAAGCCAATGGAAGTTTAATATATCGAAACAATGCTGTAGTAGGTTCTACCTTGATCGGTCAGTTCTTTAATAAAAGGTCTGATTTGTTTTGGTCAAGGCCTTCAGGAACACCTGATCACCCATACAACGCAACCTCCAGTGGGGGTTCAAATTTAGGCCCTACTAATCCAAAGCTTATTTCAAAAATAGAAAACAGAATCAATTTCCTAAAGGAAAATAAAATGGATTTGCCAGTTCCCTCTGATCTGGTAATGGGATCAGCTAGCGGACTAGATCCTGATATCACACCGCAAGCAGCTTTAGCTCAGATTCCGAGAATTTCAAAAGCTACCAATATACCTGAAGAAACCTTAAAAAAGCTTGTAATTAATAACGTTGAACCAAGAGAGTTTGGCATTCTGGGTGCCAAAAGGGTAAATGTTTTAAACTTGAACCTAAAACTTCTTGAATTAGAGAAAGAATATGAAAGATGA
- a CDS encoding DHA2 family efflux MFS transporter permease subunit, which translates to MGFSQLMITVAVMICIFMSSLDISIVNVAIPTIRGAIGVSISEATWISTSYMLANVIVMPAINFLTSMFGKTRCFFAGVLLFGIGSFMCGLSWNLESIIIFRALQGIGGGALIPLSQAILRENYPPHEQAKAMSFFGIGIVLGPGLGPTIGGWITDNISWNWIFYINIPFVIIDLILIYFFILNRSEKFSKDIKVDYIGLITMAIGLGALQVMLEKGQENNWFSSQFIVNLAITSVVFLTLFTIRELTCEKPAVNLKLLKNFGFSNPTVIQGIFGMGLFAGLFLIPILFQEALGYSATEAGIGMIPRSISMAMFMPIAGRLYNRTGAKKMIMFASALISLSFLPLSFMSLNTSAWDLFWPQFVQGIAFAFIFVSLSTVALMALERKDIVSGAGLYNLVRVLCGSIGTAVFATELENYQTINRFYLTEHVITNSPYSVQGFMTNPATLLSPYTTSPAITNFFAGINQLLLMQGASAADLPNKAYTMLSNFVDRQALIMAFNNVFFTLCLLFCVSFILSLFIVEKKSSWHREGGSE; encoded by the coding sequence ATGGGCTTTAGTCAGCTAATGATAACTGTTGCTGTAATGATATGTATTTTTATGTCCTCACTTGATATCAGCATCGTAAACGTAGCTATTCCTACCATTAGAGGTGCAATAGGAGTATCAATTTCTGAAGCTACATGGATTTCTACTTCATATATGCTTGCAAACGTTATAGTAATGCCAGCAATTAACTTCCTTACATCAATGTTTGGCAAAACCAGATGTTTTTTTGCAGGAGTGTTGCTCTTTGGAATTGGATCATTTATGTGTGGTCTTTCATGGAATCTCGAATCAATTATAATTTTTAGAGCTTTGCAAGGGATTGGCGGGGGAGCTTTAATCCCCTTATCTCAAGCAATATTAAGGGAAAACTATCCGCCACACGAACAGGCAAAGGCAATGAGCTTCTTTGGAATAGGTATAGTGCTTGGTCCTGGATTGGGACCAACTATAGGCGGATGGATAACCGACAATATTAGTTGGAACTGGATTTTTTACATAAATATTCCATTTGTAATCATCGATTTGATCTTAATTTATTTCTTTATACTAAACAGATCAGAAAAATTTTCAAAGGACATAAAAGTCGACTATATAGGTTTGATTACAATGGCAATAGGTCTTGGAGCACTTCAGGTAATGCTTGAAAAAGGACAGGAAAACAACTGGTTTAGTTCACAATTCATAGTGAATCTCGCTATTACTTCAGTAGTTTTTCTTACTTTATTTACAATAAGAGAATTGACCTGCGAAAAACCTGCAGTAAATCTAAAATTATTAAAAAATTTTGGCTTTTCCAATCCTACAGTCATTCAGGGAATATTTGGGATGGGACTTTTTGCGGGGTTATTTTTGATTCCTATCTTATTCCAGGAAGCACTGGGATACAGCGCTACTGAAGCAGGAATTGGAATGATACCTAGAAGCATTTCAATGGCAATGTTTATGCCTATTGCTGGAAGACTTTATAATAGAACAGGTGCTAAAAAAATGATAATGTTTGCTTCAGCTTTAATTTCACTCAGTTTCTTACCGCTTAGTTTTATGAGTTTAAATACATCTGCCTGGGATCTATTCTGGCCTCAATTCGTTCAAGGCATTGCTTTTGCTTTTATATTTGTATCGCTAAGTACTGTAGCTCTTATGGCTCTTGAACGAAAAGATATAGTTTCAGGTGCTGGACTTTACAACCTTGTTAGAGTCCTTTGCGGAAGCATAGGCACTGCAGTTTTTGCCACAGAACTTGAAAATTATCAGACCATAAACAGATTTTACTTGACAGAACACGTTATAACAAACAGCCCCTACAGCGTTCAGGGTTTTATGACAAACCCAGCAACGCTTCTAAGTCCTTATACAACTTCACCAGCAATCACCAACTTTTTTGCCGGGATAAATCAGCTACTTCTGATGCAGGGAGCAAGCGCAGCAGATCTTCCAAACAAGGCTTATACAATGCTTAGCAATTTTGTAGACAGGCAGGCTCTAATAATGGCTTTTAACAACGTATTTTTCACGCTTTGTTTACTATTTTGTGTCTCTTTTATTTTAAGCTTATTTATAGTAGAAAAGAAGTCTAGCTGGCATAGAGAAGGAGGAAGCGAGTAA
- a CDS encoding metallophosphoesterase family protein, with product MKRRDFIRLTFGLFTSVALFEFPNKLFAQEDNLYLRSLELLNNRDKFFGRDYFSFIVMGDSHKNDKVLKKAFELARSYDPMFVLFTGDMTNDGYEFEYKDFLNMCNILKDVPIFPIIGNHEIRNSTKALYERYMGPLNYTISIDKLDLKLVCIDNSEGIVRKDQHYFLDKELTDGCKIQFVAMHEPPSYEDWWIHSYYKGNKEVIDIVSKHQVNAVFQGHIHLYDHKVIKGVNYYISGGAGGRIYALNFGDPSYNILRVKVTKGVVSVEELQLRNFFDADKLLT from the coding sequence ATGAAACGAAGAGATTTTATTAGATTAACTTTTGGTCTTTTTACATCTGTTGCATTATTTGAATTTCCAAATAAGCTTTTTGCTCAGGAAGATAATCTTTATTTAAGATCTCTAGAACTTCTAAATAATAGAGATAAATTTTTTGGCAGGGATTATTTTTCTTTTATAGTAATGGGGGATAGCCACAAAAATGATAAGGTTCTAAAAAAGGCTTTTGAACTTGCAAGGTCTTATGATCCTATGTTTGTGCTCTTTACAGGTGACATGACAAATGATGGATATGAATTTGAGTATAAAGATTTTTTGAATATGTGTAATATACTGAAAGATGTTCCAATTTTTCCGATAATAGGAAATCATGAAATAAGAAATTCTACTAAAGCTTTATATGAGAGATATATGGGACCACTAAATTATACAATATCTATTGATAAATTAGATTTAAAGCTTGTGTGTATAGATAATTCTGAAGGCATTGTAAGAAAAGATCAACATTATTTCCTGGATAAAGAACTTACAGATGGTTGCAAGATTCAATTTGTAGCTATGCATGAACCGCCATCTTACGAAGATTGGTGGATTCATTCGTATTATAAAGGAAATAAGGAAGTAATAGATATAGTTTCAAAACACCAGGTAAATGCAGTTTTTCAGGGTCACATTCATCTCTATGATCACAAAGTTATCAAAGGGGTTAATTATTATATCTCAGGTGGGGCAGGTGGGAGGATTTATGCCTTAAATTTTGGAGATCCATCATACAACATTCTTCGCGTAAAAGTAACAAAAGGCGTAGTTTCTGTTGAGGAACTTCAATTGAGAAACTTTTTTGATGCTGATAAATTGTTAACCTGA
- a CDS encoding TIGR03986 family type III CRISPR-associated RAMP protein, with protein sequence MEKAKISLQKTKKGYDYVLTFENGKNLKAQGFNLPHNIDGKECEVERIKGVIEKIVINGKEYNKSNSSKNLDPQKNVKTENHQKNHETKQKIQYRPTAKAPYNFIPLNECVVKAQDIPEFNKYHKDRYSGYIDLLITTKTPVYIRRDKEESEFFSIKDGKPIIPGSSLRGMSRTLVEIVSFGKFVLFDKDKRLYYRDVAGKRSTLKDIYSSKINNDKIKAGYLIYDKGKYKIIPASYDRFKDTSKKFMIEIDNNDYKVWSGGMQGKRKNWIVKSISNSGDFIKLSENDLKDYKNDTNRNIPEYYDILKMAKDKEVTLSNNEKVELPNGVPVFYVEYEDKNRNKKLAFGHTGFFRLPYDLTIGAHVSENLKSDDIIDFTEAIFGKESKWASRVFFEDAVLDEGQSDIFMEETSPKILASPKPTAFQLYLEQPEEENTDLNKLKHWDDKDALIRGYKLYWHRNTPDDSTEKYSWSEGKAINDTQHTTVKPIKKNVKFKSRIRFENLTKEELGTLLFVLDLPENCCHKIGMGKPLGLGSIEIKPSLFIIDRKKRYSSLFNNDKWNLGDEDKTSEKNEFKVAFEKYILKNISHKDRNNKNSLWDTPRLKQLKAMLNWDNTDIQNWLEKTRYMMIECPKNEYDCICSDFKSDNKCNEYKNKKVLPYPNKICNLL encoded by the coding sequence ATGGAAAAAGCTAAAATTAGCTTACAAAAAACAAAAAAAGGGTATGATTATGTACTAACTTTTGAAAATGGGAAAAATCTAAAAGCTCAAGGGTTTAACCTACCTCATAATATTGATGGAAAAGAATGCGAAGTTGAAAGAATAAAAGGAGTTATTGAGAAAATAGTGATTAATGGAAAAGAATATAATAAGTCAAATTCATCAAAAAACTTAGATCCTCAAAAAAATGTAAAGACCGAAAATCACCAAAAAAACCATGAAACTAAACAAAAAATACAATATAGACCAACTGCTAAAGCTCCTTATAATTTTATTCCACTAAATGAATGTGTAGTAAAAGCACAAGATATTCCTGAGTTTAATAAATATCATAAAGATAGATATTCAGGGTATATAGACCTTTTAATTACTACAAAAACGCCTGTATATATAAGACGAGATAAAGAAGAAAGTGAGTTTTTTTCTATAAAAGATGGTAAACCAATAATCCCTGGTAGTTCTTTAAGAGGGATGAGCAGGACTTTGGTGGAGATTGTTTCTTTTGGGAAATTTGTCTTGTTTGATAAAGATAAAAGGTTATATTATAGAGATGTTGCTGGCAAGAGGTCTACTTTAAAAGATATATATTCTTCTAAAATTAATAATGATAAAATAAAAGCTGGATATCTTATATATGATAAAGGGAAATATAAGATTATTCCAGCGAGCTATGATAGATTTAAAGATACATCTAAAAAATTTATGATAGAAATAGATAATAATGATTATAAAGTTTGGTCTGGAGGTATGCAGGGGAAAAGGAAAAATTGGATTGTGAAATCTATTAGTAATTCAGGTGATTTTATAAAATTATCTGAAAATGACTTGAAAGATTATAAAAACGACACAAATAGGAATATACCCGAATACTATGACATTTTAAAAATGGCTAAGGATAAAGAGGTTACGTTATCAAACAATGAAAAAGTAGAATTACCCAATGGTGTTCCTGTATTTTATGTTGAGTATGAGGATAAAAATAGGAACAAAAAATTAGCATTTGGGCATACGGGATTCTTTAGATTGCCTTATGATTTAACAATAGGTGCTCATGTATCCGAAAACTTAAAATCAGACGATATAATAGATTTTACAGAAGCTATTTTTGGGAAAGAAAGCAAATGGGCAAGTAGAGTATTTTTTGAAGATGCTGTTTTAGATGAAGGTCAAAGTGATATATTTATGGAAGAGACTTCGCCTAAGATTCTTGCTTCACCAAAACCTACGGCTTTTCAGCTTTACTTAGAGCAGCCTGAAGAAGAAAATACTGATTTAAATAAACTTAAACATTGGGATGATAAAGACGCACTTATTAGAGGCTATAAACTTTACTGGCATAGGAATACACCAGATGATTCAACAGAAAAATACAGTTGGAGTGAAGGAAAAGCAATAAATGATACTCAGCATACTACTGTAAAACCTATCAAAAAAAATGTTAAATTCAAATCGCGTATACGTTTTGAAAATCTCACAAAAGAAGAGTTAGGCACTTTATTATTTGTATTAGATTTACCAGAAAATTGTTGCCATAAGATTGGTATGGGTAAACCATTAGGTTTGGGAAGTATAGAAATAAAACCGAGTTTATTTATAATAGATAGAAAAAAAAGATATTCGTCATTATTTAATAATGATAAATGGAACTTAGGGGATGAAGATAAAACAAGTGAAAAAAATGAGTTTAAAGTAGCATTTGAAAAGTATATTTTAAAGAATATTTCTCATAAAGACAGAAATAATAAAAATTCTCTTTGGGACACACCAAGGTTAAAACAATTAAAGGCAATGTTAAATTGGGATAATACTGATATTCAAAATTGGCTTGAAAAAACAAGATATATGATGATAGAATGCCCAAAAAACGAATATGATTGTATTTGTTCTGATTTTAAAAGTGATAATAAGTGTAATGAATATAAAAATAAAAAAGTTTTGCCATATCCCAATAAAATATGTAATCTTCTGTAA
- a CDS encoding DUF4118 domain-containing protein, with translation MKDDDLKRPTPEEMLQVAKSEEKAKKGQLTIYLGYAPGVGKTYSMLSDAHLRKNEGIDIVVGYAETHNRPETEKLLEGLEVIPPLIVEYKGIKLKEVDFEKILKRRPQIAIIDELAHTNPPSFTNSKRYQDIEELLNAGIDVYTAVNVQHIESFKDIVLQVSKISIKETVPDSFFQQAFEIKLVDITPEELLKRLKEGKIYVENMAKSAIDQYFKVGNLLALRQIALRVVADSVDEKMRLYMIQHAIAGPWSIKKKVLVGVFASPYAKQLVRATYRFANEIDAQWIALHVETQKNKTFTKEEIDWLNGALDLVRTLGGQIVWLKGDDAAKEIIDYAKSHNVTKIVIGKPKKFSLFSRSIPEKLITGTKNIDIYMLDLKEEKINLKKKKIEFIYSNQYVIALFNIFVVSIFGYILREYLNNINMISLFFLALIFNALFLQFLPVLLSTFASLLIFDFLFIQPYYSFAISDLNYFLTFIVYSVAVLTINILASKLKTIIKTLKESQKREIGLYEFSTDLVMARNINQVLSLTINHIKKLFLFETAIFIREKEKIKLGAKTEKFEISPEIKGIASWCLINKKAAGLGTETFSNTNSLYLPMLTAKDSYGVIAIKITNKKNFKIDDRIALDAITRLSAMALERIYNLA, from the coding sequence ATGAAAGATGATGATCTAAAGAGACCAACACCAGAAGAAATGCTTCAAGTAGCCAAGAGCGAAGAAAAGGCTAAAAAGGGACAGCTTACAATTTATCTTGGATATGCTCCTGGAGTAGGCAAAACATATTCTATGCTTAGCGACGCGCATTTAAGAAAAAATGAAGGCATTGATATCGTAGTTGGATATGCTGAAACCCACAATCGTCCCGAAACAGAAAAACTTTTAGAAGGCCTGGAGGTTATTCCTCCATTAATAGTAGAATACAAAGGTATAAAACTAAAAGAAGTAGATTTTGAAAAGATACTCAAAAGAAGGCCACAAATAGCTATTATAGACGAACTTGCCCATACCAATCCTCCAAGCTTTACAAATTCCAAAAGATATCAAGACATAGAAGAATTACTAAATGCTGGAATAGACGTTTATACAGCTGTTAACGTACAACACATTGAAAGCTTTAAGGATATTGTTTTACAGGTTTCAAAAATCTCTATAAAAGAAACAGTACCAGATAGTTTTTTCCAACAAGCTTTTGAGATAAAACTCGTTGACATTACCCCTGAAGAACTTTTGAAGAGGCTAAAAGAAGGCAAAATATACGTTGAAAATATGGCAAAGAGTGCAATTGATCAATATTTCAAAGTTGGGAATCTTTTAGCTTTAAGGCAAATTGCATTAAGAGTTGTAGCAGATAGCGTAGATGAAAAAATGCGTTTGTATATGATACAGCATGCAATAGCAGGTCCCTGGTCAATAAAGAAAAAAGTACTCGTAGGGGTCTTTGCAAGCCCTTATGCAAAACAGCTCGTTAGAGCTACATATAGATTTGCTAACGAAATAGATGCTCAATGGATTGCTCTCCACGTAGAAACACAAAAAAACAAGACTTTTACAAAAGAAGAGATTGATTGGCTTAACGGAGCACTTGATTTAGTTAGAACACTTGGCGGTCAAATTGTTTGGTTAAAGGGAGACGATGCAGCAAAAGAAATAATTGATTATGCAAAAAGCCATAACGTTACAAAAATTGTTATAGGAAAACCTAAGAAGTTTAGTTTATTCTCAAGAAGCATACCCGAAAAACTAATTACAGGAACCAAAAACATTGATATATATATGCTCGATCTGAAAGAAGAAAAAATAAATCTTAAGAAGAAAAAAATTGAATTTATTTACTCAAATCAATATGTAATAGCTCTATTTAACATATTTGTAGTATCAATTTTTGGGTATATTTTAAGAGAATACCTAAATAACATAAATATGATCTCGCTATTTTTTTTAGCATTAATTTTTAACGCTTTATTTCTTCAATTTTTACCTGTGTTGTTATCCACCTTTGCAAGTTTATTAATCTTTGATTTTTTATTTATACAACCTTATTATAGTTTTGCAATATCAGATTTGAATTATTTTCTTACATTCATAGTATATTCAGTAGCAGTCTTAACTATAAATATATTAGCGTCAAAACTCAAAACTATAATTAAAACTTTAAAAGAAAGTCAAAAGAGAGAAATCGGATTGTACGAATTTAGTACAGATCTTGTGATGGCAAGAAATATTAATCAAGTTTTATCATTAACCATAAATCATATTAAAAAATTATTTTTGTTCGAAACAGCGATATTTATAAGAGAAAAGGAAAAGATAAAGCTCGGCGCAAAAACAGAAAAATTCGAAATTAGCCCTGAAATCAAAGGAATAGCATCGTGGTGCTTAATAAACAAAAAAGCAGCAGGACTTGGAACTGAAACCTTTTCAAACACAAACTCACTTTATTTGCCAATGCTTACTGCAAAAGATTCTTATGGAGTAATAGCTATTAAAATCACAAATAAAAAGAATTTTAAAATTGATGATAGAATAGCACTCGACGCTATAACCAGACTTAGTGCTATGGCTTTGGAAAGAATATATAATTTAGCTTAA